The following proteins are encoded in a genomic region of Corallococcus silvisoli:
- the tgt gene encoding tRNA guanosine(34) transglycosylase Tgt produces the protein MAVRFELLNTDPTGARTGILHTRKGSFPTPMFMPVATHAGFRHLAMEEVKETGAKVLLANTYHLMLRPGPEVFERFGGIHPFMGWDGAVLTDSGGFQIFSLPEDRLITEKGAHFRSFYDNSRRLLSPESSIAMQQAINSEIMMVLDVCIDSRTDEAGTREAMERTHRWAVRSLAAKEQRATGQALFGIVQGGVHPALRDESAAFLTKLPFDGFAIGGLAVGETKVERDTMTERATASLPKDKPRYLMGVGTPTDLLEAVLRGVDMFDCIIPTKMAQQGYAYTFQGLVRITRTAYQLEDGPLDPECDCYVCKRYSRGYLQHLMRGKHHLGSRFLSVHNVRHYQKLMERIREGILRNGYAQTYRELKAAVATPKDLKDEAAASAATLKEVG, from the coding sequence ATGGCCGTCCGCTTTGAACTCCTGAACACCGACCCCACTGGCGCCCGTACGGGCATCCTGCACACCCGCAAGGGGTCCTTCCCCACGCCGATGTTCATGCCGGTGGCCACCCACGCCGGCTTCCGCCACCTCGCCATGGAGGAGGTGAAGGAGACGGGGGCCAAGGTCCTCCTCGCCAACACCTACCACCTGATGCTCCGGCCCGGCCCGGAGGTCTTCGAGCGCTTCGGCGGCATCCATCCGTTCATGGGGTGGGACGGCGCGGTGCTCACGGACTCGGGCGGGTTTCAGATCTTCTCCCTGCCGGAGGACCGGCTCATCACGGAGAAGGGCGCGCACTTCCGCAGCTTCTACGACAACAGCCGGCGCCTCCTGAGCCCCGAGTCGAGCATCGCCATGCAGCAGGCGATCAACTCCGAGATCATGATGGTGCTCGACGTGTGCATCGACTCGCGCACGGACGAAGCGGGCACCCGCGAGGCCATGGAGCGCACCCACCGCTGGGCCGTGCGCAGCCTCGCCGCGAAGGAGCAGCGCGCCACGGGGCAGGCGCTGTTCGGCATCGTCCAGGGCGGCGTCCACCCGGCGCTGCGCGACGAGAGCGCCGCGTTCCTCACGAAGCTGCCCTTCGACGGGTTCGCCATCGGCGGGCTGGCGGTGGGGGAGACGAAGGTCGAGCGCGACACGATGACCGAGCGCGCCACCGCGTCCCTGCCCAAGGACAAGCCGCGCTACCTGATGGGCGTGGGCACTCCCACGGACCTGCTGGAGGCGGTGCTGCGCGGCGTGGACATGTTCGACTGCATCATCCCCACCAAGATGGCGCAGCAGGGGTACGCGTACACGTTCCAGGGGCTCGTGCGCATCACGCGCACGGCATACCAGCTGGAGGACGGTCCGCTGGACCCGGAGTGCGACTGCTACGTGTGCAAGCGCTACTCGCGCGGCTACCTGCAGCACCTGATGCGCGGCAAGCACCACCTGGGCTCGCGCTTCCTGTCGGTGCACAACGTGCGGCACTACCAGAAGCTGATGGAGCGCATCCGCGAGGGCATCCTGCGCAATGGCTATGCGCAGACGTACCGCGAGCTGAAGGCCGCCGTCGCCACGCCCAAGGACCTGAAGGACGAGGCCGCCGCCAGCGCCGCCACGTTGAAGGAAGTGGGCTGA